In Papilio machaon chromosome W, ilPapMach1.1, whole genome shotgun sequence, a single genomic region encodes these proteins:
- the LOC123723349 gene encoding uncharacterized protein LOC123723349, protein MFGIGEEEYINTKSDMLEKMEELSDRARAHDSIPGSSHLSELTVSHPPSASQSTELQPSQAAVDIRGLEEVSENANATTEVNSSIQSDTSVDIIQGKTALLATALVNIETSKGPQTLRALIDPCSQESFVNEITVKRLQLRRRIVEGEVSGVDQMTSKIKYATELEITSRLTNAFKINCTAFVVKQITDFLPTSRVNNESFSHIQHLTLADPTYMEPGTIDLLLGVNVFTEIIMSGVIKGSEGSPIAQQTQFGWIISGGGIKENITRGIVSMHLNVKLEKMLEKCWEDENVEIRNNTPYTLEELRAEQIYENTTTREPNGRYVVALQFKHDEPNLPTHTYERALDRFKRLEKKLSQNEKLSHEYNKVMREYLTLNHMEPVKERTRNERAIYLPHHAVLREDKITTKVRVVFDASSKGSNNISLNDELLIGPPLQEELRSILMRWRMHKICFTADIIKMYRQIRLRKEDTDYHRILWRFSDEEEIQDFRLLTVTFGTACAPYLAIKTLKQVAIDEDKDESRGTESHS, encoded by the exons ATGTTTGGCATAGGAGAAGAGGAATATATCAACACAAAATCAGACATGTTAGAGAAAATGGAGGAGTTAAGTGATAgagcaagagccc ACGATTCAATACCAGGTTCATCGCATTTGTCTGAGTTAACTGTATCACACCCACCTTCAGCTTCTCAATCAACAGAACTTCAACCTTCCCAGGCAGCTGTGGACATTCGCGGACTTGAAGAAGTGAGTGAAAATGCTAATGCAACCACAGAAGTAAATAGTTCGATTCAAAGTGATACCAGTGttgatataa TACAAGGAAAAACTGCATTATTAGCAACCGCACTGGTTAACATCGAAACTAGTAAAGGGCCTCAAACCTTAAGAGCTCTTATAGATCCATGTTCACAAGAGTCctttgtaaatgaaataactgtGAAACGTTTACAATTACGCAGAAGAATAGTGGAAGGCGAGGTGAGTGGTGTAGATCAGATGacatcaaaaatcaaatatgctACTGAGTTGGAGATCACTTCGAGACTaacaaatgcattcaaaattaACTGTACAGCATTTGTAGTAAAACAAATCACAGACTTTTTACCCACTTCAAGAGTCAATAATGAATCATTCTCTCACATCCAACATTTAACTTTGGCAGATCCAACATACATGGAGCCAGGTACCATAGATTTACTTTTAGGAGTTAATGTatttactgaaataataatgagTGGAGTAATTAAAGGAAGTGAAGGGTCACCAATTGCCCAACAAACACAGTTTGGTTGGATAATATCTGGAGGaggtataaaagaaaatataacaagaGGAATAGTAAGCATGCACTTAAACGTAAAACTAGAGAAAATGTTAGAGAAATGTTGGGAAGACGAGAATGTGGAGATTAGAAATAACACGCCCTATACATTAGAAGAGTTACGAGCTGAGCAAATTTACGAGAATACTACCACACGAGAACCTAATGGAAGATACGTCGTCGCACTTCAGTTTAAGCACGAcgaacctaacctacctacccATACTTATGAGAGAGCACTAGACAGATTCAAGAGATTAGAGAAAAAACTATCACAAAATGAGAAACTGAGTCACGAGTATAATAAAGTCATGAGAGAGTATCTTACTTTAAATCACATGGAGCCGGTAAAAGAGAGAACGAGAAACGAGAGAGCCATATACCTACCGCACCATGCAGTATTGAGAGAAGATAAAATTACGACAAAGGTTAGAGTTGTGTTTGATGCTTCGAGTAAAGGAAGCAACAATATTTCACTTAATGATGAGTTATTAATTGGTCCACCGCTACAAGAAGAATTACGTAGTATTTTGATGAGATGGAGAATGCATAAGATTTGTTTTACAGCTGACATAATCAAAATGTACCGACAAATAAGACTGAGAAAGGAAGATACAGATTATCACAGAATATTATGGCGTTTTAGTGATGAAGAAGAAATACAAGATTTTAGATTGCTAACAGTCACATTTGGCACAGCATGTGCGCCATACCTTgcaataaaaacacttaaacaAGTAGCGATAGACGAAGATAAGGATGAGTCAAGAGGCACAGAGAGCCATTCTTAA
- the LOC123723350 gene encoding uncharacterized protein K02A2.6-like, with amino-acid sequence MSVMHFGVLSCFNHSEQTWKTYKSRITQWFIANDVNHITDATGVKRRAILLSALTEGTYKLAADLALPKELHEVPYEDILDLLDAHFTPKRVGFGERHKFYAAVQQPAESFTQWAARLRGLTANCNFSSLEEVLRDRFIVGMLPGLEKEAIFAEDLSSLTLARAVEQAENIRCARTGAVSSGVVTAHTEVLCKIGQSNKCEQEVSERKSGKVQCSVCGYFNHRSPECRFINNTCKKCNQTGHLRRMCKKVNLTSAVTSGKGENDDGGELYNIRSFRGEPMVESVNLNGVTLKFEIDSGSAVTVISEIIFKRHFHVSLSPSNKKLMSYTGQRIHCLGVMRESQMSFDGVTRAIDVYVVRGGGPALLGRDFISKFHLELAPVKYCGSSLSIEQLQTRFYKTFSDNLGCFKKYKIKLFLKENSKPKFFKARPIAFALREKVTDELNRLVDLGVLKPVDHSEYASPIVPVLKRNGSVRICADYSVSINKQLVVEQFPLPTVNELFSKLHGGEQFTKLDLSSAYNQLCLDEDSQKLTCINTHRGLYQYTRLVFGLSSAPAIFQRAMETVLSGLDGVLCLLDDILITGRNREEHLTRLSSVLQRLEDAGLTLQKEKCEFFKDEISYLGYVINKNGLKKSPEKVKAILNAPRPSNVSQLQSFLGLANYYRNFVPGASMMLSPLYELLKKNSNWKWTKIHSDAFSSIKKCLASDSVLAHFDQSAKLILTVDASPTGLGAILSQVGKDGTERPVAYASRTLTAAEHRYSQIQKEATAIIFGVRRFHQYLYGRSDPFVLRTDHKPLISIFGPHKGIPEVSANRLQRYAMFLSAYNYVIEYVRSSDNSADYLSRASLAGAGERGAVTTKAGRASCADAAAALCDRAAYVCFVVDGTLPITVSELRHETSKDVILSRVVNYVLNGWPPKVADLKLKPYFLCRNQLLVENGCLMRGHKVIIPSSLRKKVMNELHTSHLGIVKTKAEARSRFWFPGVDDAIENLIGSCEVCTRLRPSPPRAKLAPWKFPPQPFHRVHIDFLGPLNGRSYLVIVDSYTKWVEVYDMNANTTSNAVIERFYEYIARYGIPNTIVSDNGPSFASQEFSKFCLGNGIKHLTTPAYHPAGNGQAESMVKVVKKGIKSSVMSSRTVKECKLRLLKFLFDYRNSIHSTTGLSPAELVYGRKLKSRLDLINPREPSPSFGALADFVEVRQQSQITAHGGKNKSFFSPGEHVLYKKFSGKNKFTWHKGIVLRRLGKVLYVIQDNETLATLKKHKNQLWLYKADYTNKNLNTWDVDDFDEVVDSMPISLTSSGMPEVPQDSDRAYLRGEVRKHARFRSHLLSTIPM; translated from the coding sequence ATGTCTGTAATGCATTTTGGTGTTTTATCGTGTTTTAATCACAGTGAACAAACGTGGAAAACGTATAAAAGTCGCATAACGCAGTGGTTTATCGCGAACGACGTAAACCATATAACCGATGCGACGGGAGTTAAACGACGAGCTATACTGCTTAGTGCGCTCACTGAGGGCACATACAAGTTGGCAGCAGATCTAGCGCTGCCCAAGGAACTCCATGAGGTGCCCTACGAAGATATTCTAGATCTCCTGGATGCTCATTTCACGCCGAAACGTGTCGGTTTCGGCGAACGGCACAAATTTTACGCAGCAGTGCAGCAACCCGCGGAGTCATTTACGCAATGGGCGGCTCGACTACGGGGACTCACGGCTAATTGCAACTTTAGCAGCCTAGAAGAAGTACTCCGCGACCGGTTCATAGTGGGGATGCTACCGGGACTCGAGAAAGAAGCGATCTTCGCCGAGGATCTGAGTAGCCTGACCCTGGCAAGGGCGGTGGAGCAGGCCGAGAACATCAGGTGCGCGCGGACGGGAGCAGTCTCGAGCGGTGTCGTTACCGCGCATACAGAAGTGCTATGTAAAATCGGACAGTCGAACAAATGTGAACAAGAAGTGAGTGAGAGAAAGTCGGGAAAAGTGCAGTGTTCCGTGTGTGGTTATTTTAACCACAGGTCGCCAGAGTGTCGTTTCATTAATAATACGTgcaaaaaatgtaatcaaacGGGTCACCTCCGACGCATGTGCAAGAAGGTGAATCTGACGTCAGCTGTGACGAGCGGGAAGGGCGAGAACGACGACGGCGGTGAGTTGTATAATATCCGATCTTTCAGGGGTGAACCTATGGTGGAGtctgttaatttaaatggggtcactttaaaatttgaaattgacaGCGGGTCCGCTGTAACGGTTATTTCcgagattatttttaaacggcATTTTCATGTGTCATTGTCGCCTtcgaataaaaagttaatgagTTACACGGGCCAAAGAATACACTGTTTAGGTGTTATGCGTGAGTCACAAATGTCGTTCGATGGGGTCACTCGCGCTATAGACGTATACGTGGTACGTGGCGGGGGCCCGGCACTTCTCGGCAGGGATTTTATCTCGAAGTTCCACTTAGAACTAGCTCCAGTAAAATATTGTGGGTCATCGCTCTCGATAGAACAGCTTCAGActcgtttttataaaacattttccgACAATTTgggttgttttaaaaaatataaaataaaattatttttgaaagaaaattcgAAGCCGAAGTTCTTTAAAGCGCGACCCATTGCTTTCGCCCTCAGGGAAAAGGTTACCGACGAGTTAAATAGGCTAGTCGACCTAGGTGTGCTGAAACCTGTTGACCATTCCGAATATGCGTCCCCCATCGTGCCAGTCCTAAAAAGGAACGGCTCCGTAAGAATATGCGCCGACTACTCGGTTAGTATTAACAAGCAGCTAGTCGTCGAGCAGTTTCCCTTGCCGACTGTCAATGAGTTGTTCTCGAAGCTGCACGGCGGCGAACAGTTTACGAAGCTAGACTTGTCCAGCGCGTACAATCAGCTGTGTCTCGACGAGGACTCACAGAAGCTGACGTGCATTAACACGCACCGTGGACTTTATCAGTACACACGGCTCGTATTCGGTCTGTCCTCAGCTCCGGCGATTTTTCAGCGCGCCATGGAGACCGTGTTGTCGGGCTTAGACGGGGTATTGTGTCTGCTCGACGATATTTTGATTACAGGTCGTAATAGGGAGGAGCACTTGACGCGACTAAGTTCCGTATTGCAGAGGCTCGAAGACGCGGGGTTAACACTTCAAAAGGAAAAGTGCGAATTTTTTAAAGACGAGATCAGTTATTTAGGTtatgtaattaacaaaaatggtCTTAAAAAATCGCCGGAAAAAGTTAAAGCCATACTAAACGCACCTAGGCCAAGTAATGTGAGTCAGTTGCAATCGTTTTTAGGGCTAGCAAACTATTATAGAAATTTTGTACCCGGTGCATCAATGATGTTAAGTCCATTGTACgaattgttaaaaaagaaTAGTAACTGGAAGTGGACAAAAATTCACTCGGACGCTTTCTCATCTATAAAAAAGTGTCTAGCGTCGGATTCGGTTTTGGCACATTTTGATCAAAGCGCTAAACTTATTCTAACGGTCGACGCATCCCCCACCGGTCTCGGGGCGATTTTGTCACAAGTGGGGAAAGACGGCACGGAGCGGCCGGTTGCGTACGCGTCGCGCACACTCACGGCCGCCGAGCATAGATACTCGCAAATACAAAAGGAAGCGACTGCGATTATATTCGGGGTGCGTCGGTTTCACCAGTACTTATACGGTCGATCGGACCCTTTCGTCTTACGAACCGATCACAAGCCTTTGATCTCCATCTTCGGTCCACATAAGGGTATTCCAGAAGTGTCAGCAAATAGGCTGCAACGTTACGCGATGTTTTTAAGCGCATATAATTACGTTATAGAATATGTTCGCAGCTCCGATAACAGCGCGGACTATCTTTCCCGCGCGAGCTTGGCGGGGGCGGGGGAGCGCGGCGCGGTGACCACGAAGGCGGGGCGCGCGTCGTGCGCAGACGCCGCTGCGGCGCTGTGCGATAGGGCCGCATATGTTTGCTTCGTGGTGGACGGAACGTTGCCTATTACCGTAAGCGAATTACGTCATGAAACATCCAAAGACGTAATATTATCCCGCGTTGTGAACTATGTTCTAAACGGCTGGCCACCTAAAGTAGCAGATTTAAAGTTGAAGCCGTACTTTTTATGTCGAAATCAGCTATTGGTAGAAAATGGATGCTTAATGAGGGGCCATAAAGTAATCATTCCAAGTTCATTACGTAAAAAGGTAATGAACGAATTGCATACGTCCCATTTAGGGATAGTTAAAACTAAGGCTGAAGCGAGGTCCAGATTTTGGTTTCCGGGCGTGGACGACgctattgaaaatttaatcgGGTCCTGTGAGGTGTGCACCCGGCTGAGGCCGTCACCGCCGCGTGCTAAGCTGGCGCCGTGGAAGTTTCCTCCTCAGCCGTTTCACAGGGTGCACATCGACTTCTTAGGGCCGTTAAACGGTCGGTCGTATTTGGTCATCGTAGACTCGTATACCAAATGGGTTGAGGTATACGACATGAACGCAAACACAACGTCGAATGCAGTAATCGAACGGTTTTACGAATACATTGCGCGTTATGGGATTCCGAACACGATTGTGAGCGACAACGGACCCTCCTTTGCTTCGCAAGAGTTCTCAAAGTTCTGCTTAGGAAATGGAATCAAGCACTTGACTACACCGGCATACCATCCAGCCGGCAATGGTCAAGCGGAAAGTATGGTAAAAGTTGTGAAAAAAGGCATCAAAAGTAGCGTTATGTCTAGTCGTACAGTGAAGGAATGTAAGTTACGTCTCCTCAAGTTTCTGTTTGACTATCGAAATTCAATTCACTCCACCACAGGTCTATCCCCAGCAGAACTGGTGTACGGGCGTAAACTTAAATCGCGGTTGGATTTAATTAATCCCAGAGAGCCGTCGCCCTCGTTCGGCGCCCTTGCCGATTTTGTTGAGGTTAGGCAGCAGTCGCAAATCACAGCCCATGGTgggaaaaataaatctttctttTCCCCTGGTGAACATGTgctatacaaaaaatttagtGGTAAAAATAAGTTCACCTGGCATAAGGGTATTGTGTTACGGCGACTGGGCAAAGTATTGTACGTAATACAAGATAATGAAACTTTAGCTAcactaaaaaaacacaaaaatcaattatggTTATATAAAGCCGACTATACTAATAAGAACTTAAACACGTGGGATGTTGATGATTTTGATGAGGTTGTTGATAGTATGCCAATATCGTTAACATCCTCAGGAATGCCAGAAGTCCCACAGGATAGTGATAGGGCCTATCTGAGGGGGGAGGTGAGGAAGCATGCTCGCTTCCGGTCACACCTCCTATCAACCATCCCAATGTGA
- the LOC106717931 gene encoding uncharacterized protein LOC106717931, whose translation MGDLPECRVTPSRPFLISGVDFAGPIDVRMSKGRGAKSYRGYIALFICMATKAIHVEIVSDMTVDAFMAAFRRFISRRGPCREMWSDNGTTFVAASKEILEMWHQGKASIPKELESLLDSKSTKWRYIPPGSPNFGGLWEAGVKSIKYHIKRTIGEATLTFEELYTVLVQIEACLNSRPLSPMSDHPDDFEPLTPAYFLVGE comes from the coding sequence ATGGGAGATTTGCCCGAGTGTCGTGTTACTCCATCGAGACCATTTCTTATAAGTGGAGTTGATTTTGCAGGCCCTATAGACGTACGTATGAGCAAGGGCAGAGGAGCAAAATCCTATCGTGGCTACATCGCATTATTTATATGCATGGCTACAAAGGCTATACACGTAGAGATCGTGAGTGACATGACCGTGGATGCATTCATGGCTGCATTCAGACGTTTCATATCAAGAAGAGGTCCATGTAGAGAGATGTGGAGCGATAATGGAACTACATTCGTCGCTGCCagtaaagaaattttagaGATGTGGCACCAAGGCAAGGCATCGATACCAAAAGAACTTGAATCACTACTAGATTCCAAATCTACCAAATGGCGTTATATTCCACCTGGATCACCAAATTTCGGAGGATTATGGGAGGCCGGAGtgaaatctataaaatatcaCATAAAGAGAACAATAGGAGAGGCAACACTTACCTTCGAGGAGTTGTACACCGTCCTCGTCCAAATCGAGGCGTGCCTAAATTCGCGACCGCTCTCTCCCATGAGTGATCATCCTGATGATTTTGAACCTTTAACCCCAGCATATTTTTTGGTTGGCGAATGA